In Massilia forsythiae, one DNA window encodes the following:
- the tssB gene encoding type VI secretion system contractile sheath small subunit: MAKNSSVQKKLQKIRPPRVQMTYDVEIGDAIENKELPMVVGVVGDFGGKSAVPQKRLKDRSFVGIDRDNFDEVMKGVEPRAAYRVNNELSAEGGQFAVDLTFRSMDDFRPEAVVQQVEPLRKLLDARTKLADLRNKLAGNDKLEDLLNDVLNSTEKLAELGHKPAKE, from the coding sequence ATGGCAAAAAACTCCAGCGTTCAAAAGAAACTGCAAAAAATCCGGCCGCCGCGCGTGCAAATGACATATGACGTGGAAATCGGCGACGCCATCGAAAACAAGGAATTGCCGATGGTGGTCGGCGTGGTCGGCGATTTCGGCGGTAAATCGGCGGTTCCGCAAAAACGGCTGAAGGACCGCAGTTTCGTCGGCATCGACCGCGACAATTTCGACGAAGTGATGAAAGGCGTGGAACCGCGCGCCGCCTATCGCGTGAATAACGAATTGTCGGCAGAGGGCGGCCAATTCGCGGTCGACCTGACATTCCGCTCGATGGACGATTTCCGGCCGGAGGCGGTGGTGCAGCAGGTCGAGCCGTTGCGAAAGCTGCTGGACGCGCGCACCAAGCTGGCCGACCTGCGCAACAAGCTGGCCGGCAACGACAAGCTGGAAGACCTGCTCAACGACGTGTTGAACAGCACCGAGAAACTGGCCGAGCTGGGCCATAAACCCGCGAAAGAATGA
- the tssC gene encoding type VI secretion system contractile sheath large subunit, giving the protein MSVQSNAAPAAAHAAPEAAAEPNLLDQIVEQSRVAKSSTEHARAKDLIAELVNQVMEGTVVVSDNLAATIDARVAELDRLISAQLSAVMHAPEFQKLEGSWTGLNYLVRNSATGPNLKVKMLNASKRELVKDFQSAIEFDQSTMFKKVYEEEFGTFGGAPFGALLGDYEVTRQPEDMYFIEQMSHVAAAAHAPFISSASPELFGLETYADLGKPRDLSKVFDTVEYAKWKSFRESEDARYVGLTLPRFLGRLPYNPADGATTEGFNFVEDVDGTDHQKYLWCNAAYAFGTKLTNAFEDFGWCAAIRGVEGGGLVEDLPSHTFKTDEGEVALKCPTEIAITDRREKELSDLGFISLVHCKNTDYAAFFGAQSAQKARKYNTDAANANALLSAQLQYIFAVSRIAHYMKAMMRDKIGSFAAASNVEDFLNRWLTQYVLLDDNASQEQKAQFPLREASVQVSEVPGRPGVYRAVSFLRPHFQLDELSVSLRLVAELPAATKS; this is encoded by the coding sequence ATGTCCGTGCAATCGAACGCCGCACCTGCCGCCGCCCACGCCGCGCCCGAAGCCGCCGCCGAACCGAACCTGCTCGACCAGATCGTCGAGCAGAGCCGGGTGGCCAAGTCGAGCACCGAGCACGCGCGCGCCAAGGACTTGATCGCCGAGCTGGTGAACCAGGTGATGGAGGGGACGGTCGTGGTGTCCGACAACCTGGCCGCCACCATCGATGCCCGCGTGGCCGAGCTGGACCGCCTGATCTCGGCGCAGCTGTCGGCGGTGATGCACGCGCCCGAGTTCCAGAAGCTGGAGGGCAGTTGGACCGGCCTGAACTACCTGGTGCGCAACAGCGCCACCGGCCCGAACCTGAAGGTCAAGATGCTCAATGCCTCCAAGCGCGAGCTGGTCAAGGACTTCCAGAGCGCGATCGAATTCGACCAGAGCACCATGTTCAAGAAGGTGTACGAGGAAGAATTCGGCACCTTCGGCGGTGCGCCGTTCGGGGCGCTGCTGGGCGACTATGAAGTCACGCGCCAGCCGGAAGACATGTACTTCATCGAGCAGATGTCGCACGTGGCAGCGGCCGCGCACGCGCCCTTCATCTCGTCGGCCTCGCCCGAGCTGTTCGGCCTGGAAACCTATGCGGACCTGGGCAAGCCGCGCGACCTGTCGAAGGTGTTCGACACCGTCGAATACGCCAAGTGGAAGTCGTTCCGCGAATCCGAGGATGCGCGCTACGTCGGCCTGACGCTGCCGCGCTTCCTGGGCCGCCTGCCGTACAACCCGGCCGACGGCGCCACCACCGAGGGCTTCAATTTCGTCGAGGACGTGGACGGCACCGACCACCAGAAGTACCTGTGGTGCAATGCCGCCTACGCGTTCGGCACCAAGCTGACCAATGCCTTCGAGGACTTCGGCTGGTGCGCGGCGATCCGCGGCGTGGAGGGCGGCGGCCTGGTCGAGGACCTGCCGTCGCACACCTTCAAGACCGACGAGGGCGAGGTGGCGCTGAAGTGCCCGACCGAGATCGCCATCACCGACCGCCGCGAAAAGGAGTTGTCGGACCTCGGCTTCATCTCGCTGGTGCACTGCAAGAACACCGACTACGCCGCCTTCTTCGGCGCGCAGTCGGCGCAGAAGGCGCGCAAGTACAACACCGACGCCGCCAACGCGAATGCCTTGCTGTCGGCCCAGCTGCAGTACATCTTCGCCGTCTCGCGCATCGCCCACTACATGAAGGCGATGATGCGCGACAAGATCGGCAGTTTCGCCGCCGCCTCGAACGTCGAGGATTTCCTGAACCGCTGGCTGACGCAGTACGTGCTGCTCGACGATAACGCCAGCCAGGAACAGAAGGCGCAGTTCCCGCTGCGCGAGGCGTCGGTGCAGGTTTCCGAAGTACCGGGACGTCCGGGAGTCTACCGTGCGGTGTCGTTCCTGCGCCCGCACTTCCAGCTCGACGAGCTGTCCGTCTCGCTGCGCCTGGTCGCCGAACTTCCGGCGGCGACCAAGTCCTGA
- a CDS encoding type VI secretion system Vgr family protein produces the protein MDTPLPSASLPSAMPALDALFGTGLAQRDRLVTLAGSQDGALPQALMAERVQGREGVNELYAFEVDALSTSTDLDLDAFLGEELTVTLLQPDGSRRAWHGLCTEAAWLGADGGVARYRLRLEPALALLRLRRDSWIFQDKDVCRIVTELLADYPQVRFAFDVTQALAPRAICTQYRESDLDFLVRLLASEGLSWRFEHDQPDDQSESADGQARHRLVIFDSRARLPDMPGNAALRFHGVRAADSDDAIDRFGARRRAQANTVAIGSWDPAQLLAPAAEQTSSLDAGDLPAAQVYDGSGERSASGAPHGGTPGAHSGLMLQALELDNKLFEGTGAVRRLAAGHRFSLTQHARYPDGDNGFTVLWAEHEARNNFTAQIRTAAAGALENGTYRNRFGCVRDSVAIVPAATAAPAPITAPGPQTALVVGVANAVATTDREHRVRIQFPWQRGQAPNAGGLFHDTDDSGSAPGDERAGTWVRVAEALAGPNWGSQFTPRIGTEVLVDFIEGDVDRPLVVAQLYTGADLPPFSAGVDSGANHAGTLSGIHSHAFDGAGWNQWQLDDTPGQVRTRLASSSAATQLNLGYLVRQPPGSSQRGAYRGSGFELRTDAWAVARGAEGVLLTTAARSDAVSTQMDAAEALARLRAGHELAQALLDDATTQHALSSKDAQAAHAATADLLDPTIKGKYGGDVNGQPALKAQPGTRELDTQAPVERFGAPLVALDAAAGVNWATPASTVLFAGQHLQWSAPGDLHLAAGATVSAVAASAATWFSHEGGIQAIAANGPVSLQAHTDQLEILADQSVTVISVNQDIEVKAGKKIVLQAGQASVTLEGGDITFACPGHFTVKGVQHVFDGGAHGYTELAPLPSELAASAVPLVSASRFSQQIDIGSMLRNDPELMGASYEIWTAGEKPELLAAGNIDSAYQSTRIFTEKPEEIEIIIGENEWTSYTHMPSEDDE, from the coding sequence ATGGACACGCCGCTGCCGTCGGCGTCCCTGCCGTCCGCCATGCCGGCCCTCGACGCGCTGTTCGGCACCGGCCTGGCGCAGCGCGACCGCCTGGTCACGCTGGCCGGCAGCCAGGACGGCGCCCTGCCGCAGGCGTTGATGGCGGAGCGCGTGCAGGGCCGCGAAGGCGTCAACGAACTGTATGCGTTCGAGGTCGACGCCCTGAGCACCTCCACCGACCTCGACCTGGACGCCTTTCTCGGCGAGGAACTGACGGTGACGCTGCTGCAGCCGGACGGTTCGCGGCGCGCCTGGCACGGCCTGTGCACGGAGGCGGCCTGGCTGGGCGCCGACGGCGGCGTGGCGCGCTACCGGCTGCGCCTGGAGCCGGCGCTGGCGCTGCTGCGCCTGCGCCGCGACAGCTGGATCTTCCAGGACAAGGACGTGTGCCGGATCGTCACCGAACTGCTGGCCGACTACCCGCAGGTGCGCTTCGCCTTCGATGTCACGCAAGCCCTGGCGCCGCGCGCGATCTGTACCCAGTACCGCGAAAGCGACCTCGACTTCCTGGTGCGCCTGCTGGCCTCGGAAGGCCTGTCGTGGCGCTTCGAGCACGACCAGCCGGATGACCAGTCAGAAAGCGCCGACGGCCAGGCGCGCCATCGATTGGTGATCTTCGACAGCCGCGCGCGCCTGCCGGACATGCCGGGCAACGCCGCGCTGCGCTTCCATGGCGTACGCGCGGCCGACAGCGACGATGCCATCGACCGCTTCGGCGCACGCCGGCGCGCGCAGGCCAACACGGTCGCCATCGGCAGCTGGGATCCGGCGCAGCTGCTGGCCCCGGCCGCCGAGCAAACCAGCAGCCTGGACGCCGGCGACCTGCCGGCGGCGCAGGTCTACGACGGCAGCGGCGAACGCAGCGCCAGCGGCGCGCCCCACGGCGGCACGCCCGGCGCGCACAGTGGCCTGATGCTGCAGGCGCTGGAGCTGGACAACAAGCTGTTCGAGGGCACCGGCGCGGTACGGCGCCTGGCCGCCGGCCACCGTTTCAGTTTGACGCAGCACGCACGTTATCCGGATGGCGACAACGGCTTCACGGTGCTGTGGGCCGAGCACGAGGCGCGCAACAACTTCACGGCGCAGATCCGCACCGCGGCTGCCGGCGCGCTGGAAAACGGCACCTACCGCAACCGCTTCGGCTGCGTGCGCGACAGCGTGGCCATCGTCCCGGCCGCCACCGCCGCGCCGGCGCCGATCACCGCGCCGGGACCGCAGACCGCGCTGGTGGTGGGCGTGGCCAATGCGGTGGCCACCACCGACCGCGAGCACCGGGTGCGGATCCAGTTTCCCTGGCAGCGCGGCCAGGCGCCGAATGCCGGCGGCCTGTTCCACGATACCGACGACAGCGGCAGCGCCCCCGGTGACGAACGCGCCGGCACCTGGGTGCGCGTGGCCGAGGCGCTGGCCGGCCCCAACTGGGGTTCGCAGTTCACGCCGCGCATCGGCACCGAGGTACTGGTCGACTTCATCGAAGGCGACGTCGACCGGCCATTGGTGGTGGCCCAGCTGTACACCGGCGCCGATTTGCCGCCGTTTTCCGCCGGTGTCGACTCGGGCGCCAACCATGCCGGCACCCTGTCCGGCATCCACAGCCACGCCTTCGACGGCGCCGGCTGGAACCAGTGGCAGCTGGACGACACGCCCGGCCAGGTGCGCACGAGGCTGGCCAGCAGCAGCGCGGCCACGCAACTCAATCTCGGCTACCTGGTCCGGCAGCCACCCGGATCGAGCCAGCGCGGCGCCTACCGCGGCAGCGGCTTCGAGTTGCGCACCGACGCCTGGGCCGTGGCCCGCGGCGCCGAGGGCGTGTTGCTGACCACCGCGGCGCGCAGCGATGCCGTCTCGACCCAGATGGACGCGGCCGAAGCGCTGGCGCGGCTGCGCGCCGGCCACGAGCTGGCGCAGGCGCTGCTGGACGACGCCACGACGCAGCACGCGCTGTCGAGCAAGGACGCCCAGGCGGCGCACGCCGCCACCGCCGACCTGCTCGATCCGACAATCAAGGGCAAGTACGGAGGCGACGTCAATGGCCAGCCGGCGCTCAAGGCTCAGCCGGGCACGCGCGAACTGGATACGCAGGCGCCGGTGGAGCGCTTCGGCGCGCCGCTGGTGGCGCTGGACGCGGCCGCCGGCGTCAACTGGGCCACGCCCGCGTCCACCGTGCTGTTCGCCGGCCAGCACCTGCAGTGGAGCGCGCCCGGCGACCTGCACCTGGCGGCCGGCGCCACCGTGTCTGCGGTGGCGGCGAGCGCGGCGACCTGGTTCAGCCACGAAGGCGGCATCCAGGCCATCGCCGCCAACGGGCCGGTGTCGCTGCAGGCCCATACCGACCAGCTGGAAATCCTGGCCGACCAGTCGGTCACGGTAATTTCGGTGAACCAGGATATCGAGGTCAAGGCCGGCAAGAAGATCGTGCTGCAGGCCGGGCAGGCGTCGGTCACGCTGGAGGGCGGCGACATCACCTTCGCCTGCCCGGGGCATTTCACGGTGAAGGGGGTGCAGCACGTGTTCGACGGCGGCGCGCACGGCTATACGGAACTTGCACCACTGCCGAGCGAACTGGCAGCAAGCGCAGTGCCGCTGGTGTCCGCTTCGCGTTTCAGTCAACAGATCGATATCGGTTCAATGTTGCGGAACGATCCTGAACTGATGGGCGCATCGTATGAAATATGGACGGCCGGGGAGAAGCCTGAACTGCTCGCTGCCGGCAACATCGATTCCGCATACCAGTCGACCCGGATTTTCACGGAAAAGCCGGAAGAAATCGAAATCATCATCGGGGAGAACGAGTGGACATCCTATACGCACATGCCGTCCGAGGATGATGAATGA
- the tssE gene encoding type VI secretion system baseplate subunit TssE: MPTRGYTPGLFDRLMERSSGPAAPAALRVSIEEMKDAVARDLEALLNTRAVMPEEAFQRLPECNRSIVNYGLHDFAGLSLSSSDDRAFICRSLEAAIARHEPRLRNVQARLELRDDAVNRLNFAITALLVVSSSHEPVNFDAVLQPSSLHYTISKARRAAVTPT, from the coding sequence ATGCCGACCAGGGGATACACGCCGGGCCTGTTCGACCGCTTGATGGAGCGCTCGTCGGGTCCGGCCGCCCCGGCGGCATTGCGCGTCTCGATCGAGGAGATGAAGGATGCAGTGGCGCGCGACCTGGAGGCGCTGCTGAACACGCGCGCGGTGATGCCCGAAGAAGCGTTCCAGCGCCTGCCCGAGTGCAATCGCTCGATCGTCAACTACGGCCTGCACGATTTCGCCGGCCTGTCGCTGTCGAGCAGCGACGACCGCGCCTTCATCTGCCGCAGCCTGGAAGCGGCGATCGCGCGCCACGAGCCGCGCCTGCGCAACGTGCAGGCGCGCCTGGAACTGCGCGACGACGCGGTGAACCGCCTGAACTTCGCCATCACGGCGCTGCTGGTGGTCAGCAGCAGCCACGAGCCGGTGAACTTCGACGCCGTCCTGCAGCCGTCCAGCCTGCACTACACCATCAGCAAGGCGCGCCGCGCGGCGGTCACGCCGACCTGA
- a CDS encoding glycoside hydrolase family 19 protein — MTTWEDFLKVFKKLSEPSKPGSVMIRFITRYMEPADGIAYLIQYEGKEIRGTTTTTDNHVLVSPASLHPIRVHAWSRKRKGFKLIDTLTPVVGTPQLVYETMKTYKQPGATKPHPKSAGQAGSAPAAPPRSVPPGPSPTDNQGVTPKPDQDSSKAPLARSERPLPDEITYSQLKNIFPLAEEAYLTQVKDELNRDLPRYKLDTIYRRAHFFAQAREEAGAGLKANVESLNYKVDTLKSTFRYYRLHPDVAARHGRIDRLEGRRRVVLQPANQEAIANHAYGSRAGNGPPETGEGWKYRGRGIFQLTGASNYAEFNTGYRSLWDGEHPDFTSQPEKIVDFPFNIRSAVWFWVANKVYERADQGASDNAVEKVTEKINPALKHLDMRQHNFRTLTYPAFK; from the coding sequence ATGACGACGTGGGAAGATTTCCTCAAGGTTTTCAAGAAGCTTTCGGAACCATCGAAGCCCGGTTCCGTCATGATCCGCTTCATTACACGTTATATGGAGCCTGCGGATGGCATCGCCTACCTGATCCAGTACGAGGGCAAGGAAATCAGGGGAACGACGACCACGACGGACAACCACGTACTCGTTTCGCCGGCATCCCTGCACCCCATTCGCGTGCATGCCTGGTCGAGAAAACGCAAGGGTTTCAAGCTCATCGACACGCTGACGCCGGTGGTTGGAACACCCCAGCTGGTATATGAGACCATGAAGACCTATAAACAGCCGGGTGCAACGAAGCCGCATCCCAAATCGGCCGGACAGGCCGGATCCGCGCCGGCTGCGCCGCCGAGATCCGTACCGCCAGGACCGTCACCCACTGACAACCAAGGCGTTACGCCAAAGCCGGATCAAGACAGCAGCAAAGCGCCGCTCGCCCGATCTGAACGCCCCTTGCCGGATGAAATAACGTATTCCCAATTAAAAAACATTTTTCCCTTGGCCGAGGAAGCATACCTTACCCAGGTAAAGGACGAGCTGAACCGTGACTTGCCGCGTTACAAACTCGATACCATCTACCGTCGCGCCCATTTTTTCGCCCAGGCACGCGAAGAAGCCGGCGCCGGCCTGAAAGCGAATGTCGAAAGCTTGAATTACAAGGTCGATACCTTGAAAAGCACATTCAGGTATTACCGGCTTCATCCTGACGTGGCTGCCCGGCATGGCCGCATCGACAGGCTTGAAGGAAGAAGGCGCGTCGTATTACAACCGGCAAATCAGGAGGCGATCGCCAATCATGCTTACGGGAGCCGGGCAGGCAATGGCCCTCCCGAGACCGGGGAAGGATGGAAATACCGGGGCCGCGGCATCTTCCAGCTGACAGGTGCGAGCAACTATGCCGAGTTCAACACGGGGTATCGCTCGCTATGGGATGGCGAACACCCCGACTTCACATCGCAGCCGGAGAAGATCGTCGACTTTCCCTTCAATATCCGCTCGGCCGTCTGGTTTTGGGTGGCCAACAAGGTGTACGAGCGCGCCGATCAGGGCGCTTCCGACAATGCGGTGGAAAAGGTCACCGAAAAAATCAATCCAGCGCTCAAACACCTCGATATGCGACAGCATAACTTTCGGACGCTAACCTACCCAGCTTTCAAGTAA
- the tssK gene encoding type VI secretion system baseplate subunit TssK: MSGKILWGEGLFLRPQHFQQQDRYHEERLHHTAGLLHPYAWGVGTLQVDRDALANNTLRLLELALRFQDGELVSAPGADELPEAVDLGQLPQSVQTVTYHAAMPGFKPFGGNFSSNIGGNAGASAGSDASAVRFQQLERETPDLYTGAAAAQLSYLRKTVRLVSDAEPLDAYVHVPLLRLRRAASGGFELDASFVPPCLSVRSSPLLFLQLRRLVDALQAKVSALYGHHREPSKHVIEFRSGDMSSFWLLHTASTASATLSHYFHHPALHPERLYEQLLALAGSLMTFSKSWTLADLPPYKHAEPGPAFATLHQIIRELLDTVISSKYFAIALREVKPSYHHGMLDSQKIDDKTTFYLAVSAGLPASELVDVVPLRFKVGAPDDVEKFVLSAMPGVRLVHAPQVPPAVPVRPDAVYFAIEAKGQMYERMLQAQSISIYVPGSMSDARLDLVAVTA; this comes from the coding sequence ATGAGCGGCAAGATTCTTTGGGGCGAAGGCTTGTTCCTGCGTCCGCAGCATTTCCAGCAGCAGGACCGCTACCACGAAGAGCGCCTGCACCACACGGCCGGCCTGCTCCATCCGTACGCGTGGGGCGTGGGCACGCTGCAGGTGGACCGCGACGCGCTCGCCAACAACACGCTGCGCCTGCTGGAACTGGCGCTGCGCTTCCAGGACGGCGAGCTGGTGTCGGCGCCCGGCGCCGACGAGTTGCCGGAAGCGGTCGACCTGGGCCAGCTGCCGCAGTCGGTGCAGACGGTGACCTACCACGCCGCCATGCCCGGCTTCAAGCCGTTCGGGGGCAATTTCAGCAGCAACATCGGCGGCAATGCCGGTGCTTCCGCCGGCAGCGACGCCAGCGCGGTGCGCTTCCAGCAACTGGAACGCGAGACGCCCGACCTGTACACCGGCGCCGCCGCGGCCCAGTTGTCCTACCTGCGCAAGACCGTGCGCCTGGTGTCGGATGCGGAGCCGCTGGACGCCTACGTGCACGTGCCGCTGCTGCGCCTGCGCCGCGCCGCCAGCGGCGGCTTCGAGCTGGACGCGTCGTTCGTGCCGCCCTGCCTGTCGGTCCGCAGTTCGCCGCTGCTGTTCCTGCAGCTGCGCCGCCTGGTGGATGCGCTGCAGGCCAAGGTCAGCGCGCTGTACGGTCACCACCGCGAGCCGAGCAAGCACGTGATCGAGTTCCGCTCCGGCGACATGTCCTCGTTCTGGCTGCTGCACACCGCCAGCACCGCCTCGGCCACGCTGTCGCATTATTTCCACCACCCGGCGCTGCACCCGGAGCGCCTGTACGAACAGCTGCTGGCGCTGGCCGGCAGCCTGATGACCTTTTCCAAGAGCTGGACCCTGGCCGACCTGCCGCCCTACAAGCATGCCGAGCCGGGTCCGGCCTTCGCCACGCTGCACCAGATCATCCGCGAACTGCTGGACACCGTGATCTCGTCGAAGTACTTCGCCATCGCACTGCGCGAAGTGAAACCGTCGTACCACCACGGCATGCTCGATTCGCAGAAGATCGACGACAAGACCACCTTCTATCTCGCGGTGTCGGCCGGCCTGCCGGCCAGCGAACTGGTGGACGTGGTGCCGCTGCGCTTCAAGGTCGGCGCGCCGGACGACGTCGAGAAATTCGTGCTGTCGGCAATGCCGGGCGTGCGCCTGGTGCATGCGCCGCAGGTGCCGCCGGCGGTGCCGGTGCGGCCGGACGCGGTGTACTTCGCCATCGAGGCCAAGGGACAGATGTACGAACGCATGCTGCAGGCGCAGTCGATCTCGATCTACGTCCCGGGCAGCATGTCGGACGCCCGGCTCGACCTGGTGGCGGTCACCGCCTGA
- a CDS encoding Hcp family type VI secretion system effector, producing the protein MAIDVYLQIDGIKGESADTAHKDWIEVKGVQWEVLQPKSATASTGGGHTAERTEHKDIVVSKLADLATPILLQTCSSGKTIPKAKLEFLRADGQGERVKYFEIELENVLIGSVSPSVAPGDILTEDVSLKYSKVKWKYTQQKVGGGTGGNTSGGWDLSANKVA; encoded by the coding sequence ATGGCAATCGACGTCTATCTGCAAATCGACGGTATCAAAGGCGAATCGGCCGATACCGCCCACAAGGACTGGATCGAAGTCAAAGGGGTCCAGTGGGAAGTCCTGCAACCGAAGTCGGCGACCGCGTCGACCGGCGGCGGTCACACCGCCGAGCGCACCGAGCACAAGGACATCGTGGTCTCCAAGCTGGCCGACCTGGCCACGCCGATCCTGCTGCAGACCTGCTCGTCCGGCAAGACCATCCCGAAGGCGAAGCTGGAATTCCTGCGCGCCGACGGCCAGGGCGAGCGCGTCAAGTACTTCGAGATCGAGCTGGAGAATGTCCTGATCGGCAGCGTGTCGCCGTCGGTGGCGCCGGGCGACATCCTGACCGAGGACGTGTCGCTGAAGTACTCGAAGGTGAAGTGGAAGTACACCCAGCAAAAGGTGGGCGGTGGCACCGGCGGCAATACCTCCGGCGGCTGGGACCTGTCGGCCAACAAGGTCGCCTGA
- the icmH gene encoding type IVB secretion system protein IcmH/DotU: MSTATAPSLMGAAPPAPAQSAPQTLLDLMYDGFYALFMLKNGSGPQDDAAFAHRMTQFLDDFGRNAKKQNASPDDIDAAKYAFCAAVDEIILRSSFTIREAWERRPLQLALFGDQLAGENFFNRLEQLRTRGGAHLQALEVFHMCLLLGFQGRYILEGTEKLNYLTSRLGDEIAHLKGKRGGFAPHAERPDQVIHKLRSDLPLWVLGSVFGLICVLGFIGLRTSLGRTSETRMNAYNDVVKMAPRAANLTITLP, translated from the coding sequence ATGAGCACCGCAACCGCACCTTCCCTGATGGGCGCCGCGCCGCCGGCGCCGGCACAATCCGCGCCGCAGACGCTGCTGGACCTGATGTATGACGGCTTCTACGCCCTGTTCATGCTCAAGAACGGCAGCGGGCCGCAGGACGACGCCGCCTTCGCGCACAGGATGACCCAGTTCCTGGACGACTTCGGCCGCAACGCCAAAAAACAGAATGCGTCGCCGGACGACATCGACGCCGCCAAGTACGCGTTCTGCGCGGCGGTCGACGAGATCATCCTGCGATCGAGCTTCACCATCCGCGAGGCCTGGGAGCGCCGTCCGCTGCAGCTGGCGCTGTTCGGCGACCAGCTCGCCGGCGAGAATTTCTTCAACCGCCTGGAGCAGCTGCGCACGCGCGGCGGCGCCCACCTGCAGGCACTCGAGGTGTTCCACATGTGCCTGCTGCTCGGCTTCCAGGGCCGCTACATTTTGGAAGGCACCGAAAAGCTGAACTACCTGACCTCGCGCCTGGGCGACGAGATCGCCCACCTGAAGGGCAAGCGCGGCGGCTTCGCGCCGCACGCGGAGCGGCCGGACCAGGTCATCCACAAGCTGCGCAGCGATTTGCCGCTGTGGGTGCTGGGCTCGGTGTTCGGCCTGATCTGCGTGCTCGGCTTCATCGGCCTGCGCACCTCGCTCGGCCGCACCAGCGAGACCCGGATGAATGCCTACAACGACGTGGTCAAGATGGCGCCGCGCGCCGCCAACCTGACCATCACGCTGCCCTGA